The region TTCTTCAAAAACCTTCAAGTTCAACAATGGTGAACTACTCCAAACTTCACCAAACCACTTCAAACTTCGGATTTAAATGTATTTCACCTCAACAAactcaaattcaacttcaaaacACTCAAAGTAAAcaacaatttcaattttcaatttttttttgtgaattttcagattttttgattttttttttggggattttcgaattttgagcctaggattagaaattgtaggaacgatctcttagcctatgctctgataccaaatgataagaatcgatttgggggaaacaccaaatcaatcacaaaaatgcggaattaaagataacaagaaattggggatgagaattgaagaaaggggatgagaaatagaggataaaagcaagacccaatgaacctatgagcaaacctaagtatgtgaaacctagaccctctcaatttgattcaattcaaagaacctatgctatttgaaatcaaggcaagggaaattcaattgaaatccacaaatgaacaacccttcatgaaatcaatggaaaaattgttcaagaccaacaatggaatccaccattaactaagctaaccctaaacaaactatcactctttagagtattcaatacataattcatccaatctcagtaataaaatgaaagacaagctatatatacaagctaagtaaagaagactaataggcaattataatgctacccttaatgaagtaagggccttgtttgactagtcttcttagtgtagtcttgaTTCAAGAATTGACACCTTccatggccaaacacgcccctccttgcatagatggccctctaatcaaccttgcgtgcatggccttcttgcaagcataaccttctttgcacaaatagccaacccccgaccttgtccaagtttgcacatgtagccaatttgcagaaatgtccttatttgcacgtttggccacttgacgcatttggtcccctttctagtagcttcttcttcaagcctcaCCCAAGCCgcctcccacacatcataggcctcattatggggcttgtatgggcctccaaaggccttcaacgccatccttatcatccatgccgcttgtagagcttgaagttccatatcttggccttggatgtaagtcttgaaatgaggtgtgccgAGTAGGATCGTATCAGCCATCTAGTTGATAAATTAGTAAAATATCAACAGTAAAAAATATCTGGATATAGTCGGCCTTCAATGTCGATACCGAATACCAAGtggaaaatccaaaaaaaaaaaagaggtcgAGGCAGATGCCCACGTCAAGGCTGAAACCtgtaaaatgaaagaaaaagaaaataaaatcaaaggggtcatcacattttttttttccaaatttttattacataggagATAGGAAAAATAGAGAAAGGGATTATAACGTGAGGATTCAAACCCTCatcaataaaatgaaaatttaaatattcagccaactgagctactagatcctcTGGTCATCACATGAGTGTTTGTTTATCCACATATAGAAAAAATGAATCCAATAAGCCTAAACCACATCGACCgaccttttattttttatgtaaccCGTGAAACTTTAACAATGCCAAATAATGGATTTTCTTGTCACATTTTTAAAGAGTATCATCACAATATTCCCTAACGTGCCACAATCATAACCCTTCAAAGTCAAGCAATGAGTCAGCACTATTTTGAAAGTCATTactaaaaccaaaaccaaaaccaaaagaCAAAGTTTTGTGCGTTCACGATCACGGGTGTTCCAAAAAGTGTATAAAGCGCCTTTTAAAATCATATGATTTGTGCTGTTCACTTTGGCTCCTATTCTTTCTGCCTACCTTGGAACAATGCAGCTGTGAGCTGCCTAATGGCCGATCTAGAATACACCTTATAGGTTTACAAGAATCGCAAAACTTTATTACGTGTCTCACACAAAATAATTGATAATTAGTTGTGTAATGCTTCTTGTTAGCTCGCAAGTTAGTGGACCCAAATCTTATATTTTTAGGTCTACTAATTTGTGAGATAAATTGAAGCCTCAAACAATTAGGATCAGTTGTGTCAGctacaaaattaaaaattccCCGTAAACTTATActtcctccgtccattttttCTTGTCCATATTTGACCTAACACACTCTTTAAGGAGCAAtaataaaatgacaaatataCTATATCAACCTAATTAGTATAAATCatctaaataattaaaatcaatcACATATACTTTAAATTTGTGCAACCACTAacaatttcttgaagtttccaatccaataattattaattaggataaaattggtatgaaatgataaattatctcttaatttttaaaactggacaagtaaaataaACATTTACTTTTAGTATactgaataaataaaaatatatgaaaggagtaatatatagtataatatgGTAAGTCGGTATGTAATTAGTTTTTCCAGTCTCAAGACTATTTATGGTCATACATATTCATCCTCACAAACTTAACATATGAAGCTACAGCTTACTTGGAAACAATCATTATGCATCCTTTCCAACTTACCATGTGAATCCACAGTTACTCTAGAACAATCATATATGCAATCCTTAACTTGCCATATGAAGCTGCACTCTCATTGGAAACTATCATATGCACTGTCCAACTTACCATATGACATCAACTCGTGTGTTAAAGGGGTTTCGGGCGCCAGTAACTTTTGCGTAGATCCTGTATTTGAATTAGAAAAATTCAGTAAAGATAGATATTATTTACCTGCGAACTCACATACATAAATAAGCGAACGGTTCGGGGGTAATGCAAAGACTAGCGAAGCTCTCTCTTTCCTGAGATGTGGGTTTGAAACCCCACTAGTTGCCagtgttttttcattttttactaTAAGCAAGATTCTCTTTTAATTCTCTTCTTAAAATTAGAAGAAACTATAAAATAGACTCGTGTagttctttttccctttttgctaTTATACATAATAtctttttaacactttattttttacaacaaTATAAAATTGACAAgtagaaaaagcaaaaaaaacacGTTACTTTGCTTGAGGTCATTAATTTGGCGGTTGTTATACCTTAACTTGAGATTGTTTTCCTGTCTTAAAATTCCGAACCCTCAAACCTCAAATACTGGCTCCGCCTTTTGATACATATTTAGTAGAtttctcaatatatatatatacaaaaacaacaacatgcccagtgTAATTCCAtacgtggggtctggggaggatagTATGTAGCAGACCTTACCGTTGCCTCACAAGGTAGAGAGATTGTTTCCGATATATACAGACAAAAACTACTGTAGAACCCGTACTTCATGCTAGATCCGCTCTGTCTTAACTGGTATTAATTACACAATGGCATAGTACATTCCCACCTCATTTGGCTCTCCTTAAGCAAATATCTCTTTCCTGAGCATTTTATTACCGAAGCTACTATATATAcgccaagaaattcaagaaagcgcCTTTATAGGTATTTTATATCAGCTTTTTAGTTTGCCTGAATAAATTTTAAACACAAATAGACTTAACCTGTACATGCAATCGATCGTTTTTTGCTGCTATATTGCTTATATTACTCAGTACTCTGTAAATAGTAAGTTGCTAATCAAGTAGTAGTAACCAAGCCGTCATCTCAAGACTTGGTAATCATTTTATTTCATATGCATTAATGCATTCCATTGTCAAATTGGCAACAATATCTGTCTTCTCaagacttggatgactttttggGTCATATCAGTAACGATCCTTAACAATTTACCATGTGAACATCAAACTACATTTTGTCAAACTTAAATACTACTCAATTCCCACAAGtctcatttttctctctttcagcCCAtggaaaaaatgttgttgtcctatattttcttgattcttttGGCACACCCCTTTTATGTCAGCCCTGCAgatacaacaacatcaaatggTAACAAAAGCATATTCATTTTAGCAGGACAAAGTAACATGTCTGGCCGGGGAGGAGTAGTAAACAACATATTTGATTGGTATATTCCACCTGAATGTCAGTCCGATTCATCAATTCTAAGACTAACAAAAGGACTTTCATGGGAAGTAGCAAAAGAGCCAATTCATCAAGACATTGATTACTATGCAATTTGTGGGATTGGTCCTGGCATGTCCTTTGCTAATTCAATCTTGAAAAATGATCCCAAAATTGGTGTGATTGGTTTGGTGCCATGTGCTATTGGTTTCACAAATATCAGCCAATGGTCTCGAGGATCATTATATTATAACGAAATGTTGAATAGGACTCTGATCGCGTTAGAAGGTGGTGGAACGCTACGAGCACTTCTTTGGTATCAAGGAGAGAGCGACACTTTGAATGTAGAGGATGCCGAATTGTATGAATCAAGACTACAAAAGTTCTTCACAGATGTGCGAAATGACTTGGATGCGCCATACTTACCTATTATTCAGGTAATTTGATAGTAACATGTCTATcagtatatataagttaaatatatttttttgtccaATTTGGGGTGGGATGGGGTCCCCGggcgggggaggggggggggggggttgcatTAAGCGGGTTTTGCATGATTTGCTTTCAACATATAGGCCAACATGTGCTTTGGTTCAGTGTAAAGTTGATCAAAAGTTAGTCTGGTTAATACTAGGACAGTTGTATAAGTTAAATTGttggaatttttctttttaaaaatattgataaTAATAGATTTTGATTTGTAAAAACACAGATTACATTGGAATCTGAACAGGAAATTTAAAGTTTAGCCAAAAAAATTTAACTGGATTGATTACACGAATAGAACTTCATTCATATACTAAAAAGAGAATATCAATACTTATGAGATGATCTTCAGGAAACAAATCAATGACATTTATTAGGGTAAATACTTAACCACACTgggtgtttacaccaaactaatgcaatttaattatcACGGTTAAGTGATTAATGAAGTGAATATATATACTAACTAATTATGGTTAAGTGATGGTTGTATATATTCAAATACATGTGATATATCCATTGATTTGGTGTGAACACCCAGTATGGATAAGTTTTTACCTTTTATTAGATTGAGGTGAACAATATATCGCGACTATAAAAACGATAAGAACATCACATATTAAGTACAGGTATCTGTCATTTCACAGTATCTTACTTCTTCTATGTGAATAGTGTAAATAttaggccaaagtcatagatggaccccTGAATTTGTcctaatttttcatttagaccCCCCAACTGAGGGTCGTACCATATGAACCCTTCAAGACAACTGTTAATGTGCCATTTAAGTACAAAATAAATATGCAACAACACACAAATGGTGCGTGTAATTCGCAcgcaaaaataacaaataagatAGAGCCACGTGGATtttagctttaaaaaataaaaataaaaggattttaccaaaaaaaaaaaaaaaaaagtaaaaacaaaaatagtcatcttcttcagcGCACCCCCCCGACCCCTCTCCTCTTCGTCAAACCCCACCATGCCTCTCCTCCTCTTCAGCCCCCCACCGCCTCTctctttcctctctttttcttcttcctccacTAGTCATCCGTCGTTCTCCCACTCCCAactaattcttttccttctaaataatttactttaaaaaataataaacatcaATAGCGCACGAGggaagaaagaggaaaagcaAGAAAAGTAAAGGGGTGTGTTTGGATGAAgggtttttttttgtgtgtttatttCAAAGGACTATTGATTTTTTTGGTCCATTAATGGAGAAATCATGGACTATTGATTTTTTTGGTCCATTAAGGGCTCGAATTTCTTTGTATTTGAACAAAGCAAAAGAGAAGAGCGACGCCGGTGGCGGCGGTGGAATCCGGCTTCACCGAAAAAATTTGACGACAACTGCGGTGGATTCTGGCTTCGGATCGGGGAGGAGGGTGGGTTGggttttaggatttttttttaaatgttttttttattagttaaattgttttaaaataagttttttcttataattattttttgaatgattaaaaaatttaaaaaggaaaaaattggcATCTCACGCCCTTTTAGAGCAGTGCATTGCACGCGCTTTGCCACCTCAATAATTGTGTTTAAATGGCACATTAACAGTTGTCTTGAAGGGTTCATATGGTACGACCCTCAGTTGGGGggtctaaatgaaaaatcaggacaagttcaggggttcatctatgactttggcctaaATATTATATAGTtcgtgtatataacttaaagcATCTtcgagttttaattttttttaatatgtttaGCTCGATAGCGTGCTTATTCGGATCTTTCCCTATGTTCGGGCTTTGTTTGTGGACACACACAGGTGGCATTGACAACAACTTTAGGGCCTTATAAGGAGATAATAAGACAGGCCCAGTTGGGTATTCAACTTCAAAATGTGAAAACAGTTGATGCTAATGGGCTTAAAGTGGGCCCAGATTATGTGCATCTCAGTACTCCAGCAGAAGTCCAGCTTGGACAGATGTTGGCTAATGCCTTTTTGGAGTCTGGTTCATACACAGCCCATTAGGGTATCAAGGGGACCGTTCGGCTGGTTATTCTTAAAAAATTACACCATCTCAATTCTTCGGTTATTTTACAATGTATAACCAATTTATATGAAGAGTTTATTATTTGGGGAGTCAAATAAGTCTTTCTTTGATTACGATTTTCTTCAActctttttatatattgtgATTAGAATTAAGCagatttatagtactttttatgtaattttcaaatatgtaaattttattataaagtactagaaaaatatatttttcaaattgagTAAAAAAATTAACTGCTTTGACCATCGAACTCCGAAACCCCTCATATAAATTGCAACAGAGTATAATTTTGTTCTGAATATTAGATTCTGAATGTCA is a window of Lycium ferocissimum isolate CSIRO_LF1 chromosome 12, AGI_CSIRO_Lferr_CH_V1, whole genome shotgun sequence DNA encoding:
- the LOC132039865 gene encoding probable carbohydrate esterase At4g34215 isoform X1, whose protein sequence is MEKMLLSYIFLILLAHPFYVSPADTTTSNGNKSIFILAGQSNMSGRGGVVNNIFDWYIPPECQSDSSILRLTKGLSWEVAKEPIHQDIDYYAICGIGPGMSFANSILKNDPKIGVIGLVPCAIGFTNISQWSRGSLYYNEMLNRTLIALEGGGTLRALLWYQGESDTLNVEDAELYESRLQKFFTDVRNDLDAPYLPIIQVALTTTLGPYKEIIRQAQLGIQLQNVKTVDANGLKVGPDYVHLSTPAEVQLGQMLANAFLESGSYTAH
- the LOC132039865 gene encoding probable carbohydrate esterase At4g34215 isoform X3, encoding MEKMLLSYIFLILLAHPFYVSPADTTTSNGNKSIFILAGQSNMSGRGGVVNNIFDWYIPPECQSDSSILRLTKGLSWEVAKEPIHQDIDYYAICGIGPGMSFANSILKNDPKIGVIGLVPCAIGFTNISQWSRGSLYYNEMLNRTLIALEGGGTLRALLWYQGESDTLNVEDAELYESRLQKFFTDVRNDLDAPYLPIIQLDSVLIRIFPYVRALFVDTHRWH
- the LOC132039865 gene encoding probable carbohydrate esterase At4g34215 isoform X2, which encodes MSGRGGVVNNIFDWYIPPECQSDSSILRLTKGLSWEVAKEPIHQDIDYYAICGIGPGMSFANSILKNDPKIGVIGLVPCAIGFTNISQWSRGSLYYNEMLNRTLIALEGGGTLRALLWYQGESDTLNVEDAELYESRLQKFFTDVRNDLDAPYLPIIQVALTTTLGPYKEIIRQAQLGIQLQNVKTVDANGLKVGPDYVHLSTPAEVQLGQMLANAFLESGSYTAH